The Triticum aestivum cultivar Chinese Spring chromosome 4B, IWGSC CS RefSeq v2.1, whole genome shotgun sequence sequence taacgTCTTTTAGCCGCTTTCCATAAAAAATCCGcctatatatagatagtagcccctgagactctgtttggccaATGAAGGAGGGCGAACAGAGGGTCTATAGGTATCCGTAGTAAATAATATACTTAGCCTTTTTGATAAAAAatcaggcttcactgttagcggcgacCACTCAGGTCGCCAAAGTTTCCGAACTCAAGCGGAAACTACAGCTAGTCGATGAGGAAAATATCTGGATTAACAAGCGGCTCAACGAAGCGCAAGGTATGTTTCAAGTGCTCCATATTCCATTGAATTAGGTTGCAAATGCTTAAGTGAAGCTCACGCGCTGCTATATGCACAATTGTAGATGGCGCTACTGAGGTCGAGACCCTTAGGAGTGACCTTGCCCGCGCGAAGGGGCGGGCAAGGGTGAGCGATGCGGCTGCTAAGAAAGCGGCTTCGATTTGAAGGACGAATAGGCCACCCGGCGCCAGTTCGAGGAGCGCGTATCCAAgattgagcaagagctcaaggacacaaCTCGCAAGTGCGAGCTCCTCGAGGAGGGGAATAAAGCAAAGGCGGTCGAACTCCCCAAGGCCCTCAGGATGCCCAACAGGCAAGGTCCGAATCCCGAGCGGCTCGCGAGGAGCTCAGacaggccggacagatagcggccggtaaggccTTTCTTTTACAGTCTAAGTTTAGCGATCGGAGGTATGCCTTACTTagtcgactatggagttctccagactccTTTGTGGATATACCGAAGAGCACCGCTGACGCAGCGCAATTCTACCAGGCCCAGGAGGGGCatgcgacggagaagctgttctggtcacaatatgcGACGCAGGAGCGTTCGATGCTGCTGAACGACCAGATGGCGCAGTGGGTCGAGTTGCACAAGATGTTCGAAGCAGCCATGAAGGAGGTTATACTCTAGCTGTGGCCGGCTGAACCCATTCCGAGCAGTTATTTTGGCCTAGTGTGGCGACTCATCGATGTCGTGCCCCGAATTGATGCCATCAAACGGtgggtgtgcatagaaggtgcacagagggccttcacccgtgtcaaggtgcactgggccaagatgaaaGCCGCCATTGTCATGGTGGAGGGTCCTcctgaaggcaaggaccaccgcacgccGGAGCGTTATTTAAACGGCGTCCTAGAGATTtctcgcttgatagagggtcaatgctcaaaggacattataTTTGAATGGATGAATCTGAACGACCCGGTCGTGTATATTATAGATattaaggctttgtaatatatCTGTGTCATTATCTGAAGTtactttcctcctgtgcggccatttttgtaTGCCTGAGagttttctagtcgtcggcttcgacccccatgtagatgctacgggggtgttcggaatagcacgtgagcactcttgacccaacgtctcgGTCTGTgatggaggtgtcagtgcggcgaaccaggcaatcggactatcggctttaccgctctcacttagccataggagtttgacaacggGGCTATAAAATAGCCCCTAGTACGTATTTGACTATCCGAATACGGATGCGTTACGTGTATGACTAGAAAAATAGTCCTTCATTTAATACGGAAAATTTGctaaagatttagtaagtcaccgagcggctgaccagctctcgcctcatcatgacagtcaattttcggctttctctactaaggtgcttgaccggacgaaccagcaacacaatcacagtagttctccctttactaccttagccgaacaaacgGAATGTAAGGTATCAAACAcaagagtcgggcaacccaactattgaccaaatacatgattcggagctgatgcatataatgccaagttcAGGACGCCGAAGTGTGCTACAAAGTTGTTCAGGATTTTTTGTTTAGTggcacatatgtggccgtatagagcccctggcaatgggTGTCGAGGTATGTGAAACAACTAGAGAGACGGAGTATGGTTATATGAATAAAGTTGATACCGAAAAATTGTCCCTACTAGGATCTGATTGATGAGTCAAGACGTGATCTTACAGAGGGCACCATAAGCACCAAAATcattttacatgccgggggtctaATAATAAGGATAAAATCTTAGTACAAGTCCTTTAAATAAGGTTTGGTCCGAAGAGTCCTTTGGATGTCCTGCCGCACATCTCCGCCGCTTTCGCCTTGTAGAGAGGGGTTCCTTAAAGGGAACGGTCTTCTGTTTCCCGTACGAAACCGGGCTCGGAGTGAGTCCTTGTAAGTCCGTATGATACATGGGCTCGAATGCACCTGTGGGAGAAAAGTAAGTGAAGAAGAGTGGAAGGTCATACAGGGTCGATTCGTACTATAGACCTTCCAGTATTGTGCCTCCGCTAATGCccagggtattttgagtgcgtaatgatgCATGCATGGTACGAATTCCCCGGGTGTGCGCGGCGACCGATGGAGGCGAAACTGCTAATCTAGCTCTAGAAGTACCGAGCCGCTAGCTTGCGGGACTGGCCGGACTCTTTTAAGAAAGTTTGGCGGCTTGATGGCCGACGAGGTGTGCGGCTTGAGTGGGCCGCTCCGTACTTCAGCTATGagagccgcagtgtgctcctcagtgcggagggagcgttctgtgtttccattgactggtatgacgccgcgtggaccgggcatcttgatctttaaataggcatagtgcggcaccgcgttgaatcaagcaaaagcggtccgtccgagcagtgcatgatagccactttggaagggtacgatatcgaagatcaagtcttcactgcggaagttgtcgggcgaaccgaagacaacttccaatgttattgagcccgagcaacgggcctctacgccaggtattactcctttaaaggcagTTTTAGTGGGcctgattcttgacggatcaatacacattttgcggacggtgtcctaatagagcaggttaaggctactgccaccgtccatgaggactcgcgtgagatgaaatctgtcaatgattgggtcgaggaccaaagctgccgatcctccatgacggatgctggttggGTGGTCcattcgatcgaaggtgatcagacaagccgaccatgggttgaattttggggcgaccggctctatggcgtagacgtcccttaatgcgcgcttgcgctcccgtttggggatgtgggtgacatagatcatattTTCTATTTTGACCTTGAGGGGAATTGCTtttgcccccctgtgttcggtgggcgaggctcttcatcgtcgtcctcgttgggcggccttttccccttaggttcggcgttgagcttgttggcctatttaaagacccaacagtttctgttggtgtgattggcagatttatcaggggtgccatgaatctggcaaggccgatcaagtattttgTCCAAACTAGACGGACCAtatttgtttcctttgaatggcttcttccgctgaccagatttggagccactgaatccagcattcaCTGCAGTGTCTTCggtattgtttcgacgcttgtgcttgtcgcgtcgtggtttgccattgccgtccctggtttCAAAGGTGCCTGGGTCGCTAGTGATATTGCTTCTatgagcaagccagctatcttctcccgcgcaaaagcgggtcataagtgcggtaagggctgccatggacttcgatttctcttggccgaggtgtcgggagagccactcatctcggatgttgtgtttgaaggccgcgagtgctttgacatccagacaatccacaatctggttctttttaattaagaacctggtccagagatTCCGGGCTGATTCgtcgggttgctggattatgtgactaaggtcatcggcatccgggggCCGAACatggtaccttggaagttgtctctgaaggtgtcctccaagtcttcccagtttccaatggagttttctgggaggctattcagccaatgtcgtgccggtcccttaagttttagggggggggtacttgatggcatgtaggtcatcaccgcgggccatgtggatatggagaagaaagtcttgaatccatactgcgggatctgttgtgccatcgtatgattcaatgttcatgggtttaaacccttctgggaactagtgctccattacttcatcagtgaagcatagagggtgtgcggctcctccaTATTGAGCAACGTCATGACGTAGTTTagatggagtccgtatgcggttttcggcccatgTGAGGTTGTGTttatcgcgccaggcctgatggctgTCTTCTCGCGCTggtgcacgccccccccccctccgtgATCCATAAATTGATCTGGTATGGCGggttctattgtccaggtcctgtcgcaggtcatgcgtgtaccTTGCGGCCGCTATTTCCCTGCCTCTAGGGCGAGGTGGCgcaggttggtgttcggctcgggttgccgctctgtcccggccacgaggtggtcggtcaggtccgtcagccgcattatgcgctgtcGGTATAGGCTCTGGGATGACCTCATCATCGGATTGGGagagcaacctgcactttgggtaattcttagttgggcgctcgaggccgtattccttgcctgccaggacattagtccatctgccattgagtaaatcctgatcagcttgaagttgttgcctCTTCTTTTTCAGCCTTCTTGCTATGGCTattagccagcgcttaaagcgctcttgttcgagggggttCTCTAgtatgatgaagtcttcgtcgcccagGCTCTCATCCTCTTCGGAGGTTGGTAGGTAGTTACCATCCTCCGAGCCCTCGTCCCTGATAGGATCAtcggggttgacttgcccctcTTCCCAATATCCTATTCGGATGTTGGGTCGACCAGGGCGTCTTGGTCTTCAGCGTTTCCCGGGGTGTTACTGTCTCCGGTGCTGGTATTGCTGTCCTTCTCGCGACGTGATTTTGATCTGTGACGCTAACATCGACGCTTCAGAGGTGCTTTAACAGGCTCGTCCTCTAGATTCTTTCCTCGTCGGCGCcattctctttgggtgtgtccaccatgtatatgtcatatgaggaagtggccgtccagcgtccggtaacgGCTGGTTCTGGCtttgctcctcttcggcatcgtcgtccataccgttgatgtcttcggagacgtaatctagcatgtcggttaagtcatcgccCTCAACCCCTAGTGTGGGCTAGGTGTACTTTGGCAGCGATCCTTctgtaatggcgagagatcgcattaagtccagggaCTCGTTTAAGAGTGAGGTTTGGACAGGGAAGAGAGGGTCCATGGAGCAGGGCGGGACATGAGTTCCCTGGCCGAGCTCACGTAACACGGACCTCGAAAGTTTAGATCCGATGTTCGGGGATGAGTCCGGCTTCGTGTTGATGAAGGGAGCCTGATATGACTCCAGGTCTGCTGGTTAAATGATCCCCTCCATATCTCCGGTGTTGAGCTCTATGGCTGtggagagtccggcgggctctagactcccgtctttgGACTTAGCGAGGtgttccggatctaaggccggaacTGCGATTGGGGTTGCGAActcttggaagatcaagtctcctcggatatcagcgacgtagtttaggtttccaaaactgatctgatgaccaggggcgtagctgtcgatctgctccagatggccaatcgaattggcccgcagtacaaagccaccgaatacgaaggtTTGGACGGAGAGAAAAGTGTCCCTCAGGGCGGTGTTGTGGTGGatggttgatggagccatcgagccttctggtgatgacacagtggaactcttaatgaaagcaccaatgtcagtgtcaataccggcggatctcgggtagggggtcccgaactgtgcttccaaggatcgaaggtaacaaggaggcaggggacacaatgtttacccaggttcaggcccttttagtggaggtaataccctacttcctgcttgatggactttgatgagtatagaggttacaagagttgatctacctcgagatcgtaatggctaaaccctagatgtctagcctgtatgattgtgattgcccctatggactaaaccctccggtttatatagacaccggagggatctagggttgtacggattcggttacagagaaaggaaggtacatgatccgaatgccaagctttccatccacgcaaaggagagccccatccggacatggggaaaGGTATTTAATCTCATATCTTtgtggcccattagtccggcccatatcacatagcctggacgcccgaggaccccttattccaggactccctcagtgctggtgaagatgttgatggagattgacaccctctcgatgagaggattgatggtgatgacaatggcggtGATTTCttcctcccgaagggatgtttccccgacaaaacagctccgccgaagccgtAGATTGGcctacccaggttccgcctcgagaccaCTACGCTTCACCTCGAAAGCTTCTATCTCCTTTTTTCTCAGGGCAAAATACACCATATAGGTGATGATGGGCGTcgagggcctgccaggtggcccacaaggtagggggcatgctcaggggggtagggcgcgccctccaccctcgtggctggttggttgcccccctctagtgctttcttctcccagtattttttatttattccaaaactgatctccgtgaagtttcagaacttttgaagttgtgcagaataggtctctaatatttgctccttttccagtccagaattccagctgccggcattctccctcttcatgtaaaccttataaaataagagataaaaggcataagtgttgtgatataacgtgtaataacagcccataatgcaataaatatcaatataaaagcatgatgcaaaatggacgtatcaccccttAGAAAGTATGGTCCTACGAAAAAGGCAAGTAGCCAATGCGAAAACACATATCATAACTGATAAACAAACATGTCATTTTTTTCTCTACTAATAAATTCAAGTCTCGTCTGAAgtggatttttggatttactaatTTATAACTGGTAAAATTTTCACATATAATATTCTATAAAGAAGTGTTATATATGTTGATTAGATACAAACTCCACACCATGTTGCTCAACTAAATTTGTAATATCTTGAAATGGTGTACATGCTTGTACGTCAATGGAACATATATACATAGTATCTTCCAGAGGCTGAAGTTGTTCCTTTCTTTACGACAGACACTTGAGGTGTGCAGCACTGAACAAAAAAGCCTATAGGAACATATAGTGTGTTTAGCACAAAAGAAATTGTACAAGTTATTCGAGGACAAGGACATGATTTCTAGTGTGTTATTTATGACACACAACTGAATGAGAACTTGGAAAAAACAAAATGTTCAAGATAAAATGTGAGTATGAGATGCGCCAATTTGTTTATTCAGAGGTGAGTTTCAAGGAAGTCATTTCAAGTTACATTATTCATAAACATTGTTGCAAAAATAGCAAGGTACATTATTAAATTGAACAATCACATCCTAATTCAAGTTACATTATGCAAAAATCTGCCACCATTGATTGCTCTTGTGTGATTATTGTTGGGTCTAGGGATGCCGTTGATGCTTACTCAAGCCACAAAAGCTGACATCAGGGGAAGAATTTGCTGGACCATTGTTTTGAGGTCTTAAATTGTAATGTCCATCTGTGTATGGTTAGTCCAACTACAGTTACACTCCAATGCATAGATCAATTCTAACCTCCCAAGCCATTTTGTAAATCTCGCATGCTACACCCGAGAGTTTCGGGAAAAGCAAAAGTTCAAATATTAGTTGTGGTATGAAAATTAAGACACTTGATGTACtatcatctactccctctgtttctaaacaTAAGCCTATTTGAGATGTCCCTAGAGACTACATacagatatatatagacatattttagaatgagattcactcattttcctccTTATGTAgcccatattggaatctctaaaggGCTTCTatataggaacagagggagtatttatccTTAAATGGGGAACATTCTCTTGATGCAAACGGAGGTACATCCTTACCTGCAGATAGAAAAGTACAAATGTCAAACAATATATAGAGGGGTATAGAGAGAGTGGTGAGAAGATCATTTAGGCAGTGCAACATAATCAAGTGAACCAGATCCTGACTATTATGTACAAAGCAGCACCAATTAGTTTCTTAAAATTAAAATAAAGAATTAAGCATTAACCTCTATATATGATTGGGGAGCAATGTACATGTATATCTCACAAAATTCAAGGTGCATAGTATAAAGGAAAGAGCGTGTGTATGCATGCTATACGTTGAGTTGAGCATGCCTGCCTGTCGGCGACCACACTTGCATATAGCCACGAGCAGTCCTCGTCTATGATAACGTATGTGACTCTTTGCCAGCTGCCGATAGAGCGTGTGGTAGAACATGAACTAACATATTGATGATCGGGTCACCAAATACAGTGGCAAATACTATGATTTCCAAACACATTGTGGTTTTCAAAATATTGCTCAAAACTATAGCCACACACTCACGCAATATTACAGGTGGGACCCCACCATGTCACACTACTGCTTCCTCCTCATCATTGTCATCCTGACCGCTAGGCCCAGATTCTTTCGGGGCTCCACTTGTCGGTGTCGTGTGGATCTTTGACTCGATGTCCCGCGTCGCCGTAGTGAAAGGCGAGGGCGTGACACAAACATAGCCTAAATCATGTCCTCAAACAAGTCTATGAAATAATCCAATCCTTCTACTGCACAATCTAGTAAATCCCATGTAAAGCATATTGAGATGTATGATACATTACTAAATTTTGCATCTATAGGGCCTACCGAAGTCAGCCTACATCGGTAACTTACTACATGCAAACTATATTTTGCTGTATTTTGCATGTATCCTCACTAAATCAAGCATACACATGTCAGCACAGAAAACAACTGGTCATGCAAAATCGTTAATTCAGAAATTAGGCAAGCTGCTAAATTCAGTACAACTCCTAGATCAAAGCAAGCGTACAACTGATGTGGCCGCTCCCTGTGCACCCTCGGCAGCGTGGAGGCACGACGCCATGCGGCCTCGTTCGCTAGTGGCCGCCTTGCGTGCGTCCACATCCTTGGTGGGGGCCGCAGCTCCTGTGTGCGGCGTTGAGGCAATGAGTGTGAGTTTCAGTGGCAACAGTAATATGCAGATGTCTACATAAGCAGTAACATAATGGTAGCATGAATCAGCTGATTCCAAGACATGTCTTCTACACGGTAGGGTTGCAAGTGCACGGTCTTTAATCTCTACTCcattcgttccaaaatagatgacccaactttatttatagttagtataaagttgggccatctattttgaaacggagggagtacctctgaGCAGTCATGCGAGGGCAGAAAAAAGGATTAGGAGGGAGATGGGGTGGTTCGTTGTACCTGCACATCAAGTGGCGGTGCTCGGGGAGCTCGGTCTCGCCCGTTGGACGTCGGCCACACACGTGACGGGACGGTGGAGGAGCAGTCGTACGCTCGCATGGATCCTGTTGGTGGTGGTGCTTGAGGCCTACAAGATCTAGCTGCCACGGATGAGGGGACGAATAAGTGGAGAACGAAGGCCATGGCGAGGGTTGCCGCGTCGAGATGGCCGGAAGATGTCAGATCCATACCGCCGTGTCGCGGTAGCAGCAGTCGGAGATGGAGAGGAGTGTCGGCACACCTATTAAGGACGAGGAGAGAGGACGACGGGGGCGCCGTTGTCgtgctcttcctcctcttctggcCACGGTTCTCACCATGGAGGCAGCGGCGGGATCGGAGCCAATGGCGTAGGTAGGATGGGGCACGGGCGCCCCGGTGGATTTCCTAAGGGTTTTTTAGGCGTTAAATTTTGGATTAGCACTAATTACAAGGTGTGATTAGTTGGGCGGTTAGCGATAATTGAGTGTGGGATTACTGGTTTCCGATTGAATCTCTCGTCTGCTGGttggcagagttttcgtccgcccaagtatatgtttgcttgtttaatatagtactactccctccgtccggaaatacttgtcatcaatatGGATGAAAatagatgtatttagaactaaaatacatctagatacatctattttaatgataagtatttccggacggagggagtataatactccctccgtttctaaatatttgtctttctagagttttcaacaagtgactacatacgaaacaaaatgagtgaatgtacattctaaaatatgtctatatacatccgtatgtggtagtccatttgaatatttaaaaagacaaatatttagaaacggagggagtataagtagTAGAGTTTAATAGTATAGTAGAGAAGCCTTGTGAGTCGATTGAGGGGTACAATTTTGACTGGGTGAATCGATTTTGACCGCGCGAGTCGCTGCTGGGTGGGCCTCTTTGGTGTGGGCCTGCGTTGTCAGTGGTGGAAGGGTTCGCTCCTTCTGGTTAAAACTAGTGTGCGGCGTGGCGGCGCCGGGTGGCTCGGCAGATAGGTGTCGTCCGCAACTTTCGCCTGATTGTTTACAACCTACAGGGGGGAGGTGGGTTGAGGGAGTGATCTCAGATTGGTCGGCGCTCGCGATTTGGTTACAGTGGTGGGTGCCAGTGGAGGAGGTTGGCCGGTGCGGGCGGGTGCTGTGATGGGTACCGGTGGACGAGGCCGGAGGTGCGGGCGGGTGCCGATGTAGGAGGTCAATCGGCGGTGCGTTTTTTTGGTCTCCGTCCTGGTTCCCCTGCCGCATATGTCGCTCGCATTCACGTCAACAAACAAGCACAGCTTCCTCCAGCCCACCAGCAGGTAGCGCCTCGTTTCCTCTCTGTTCTGTTTTTTTGTCATCGTTGCTTACTTGCTTCCTTTTTCACGATCTGCAACTCTGGGACACAGATGCGATGTTGCCACCGGCTCTGGTGAGAGGCAGTGGGCGGCCTCCCCGTGCCCCCAAAATCTAGGTGCCCTCTTCCCTCCCAGGATACGCAGCAAGGCTATATTAGCAATCTATACGCAGACGTTGCGTCGTCCTATTTTTTCTTCTCCCTCTGATCGTGAGTAGCCAACCCAAGGTAATATATTTTGTATATAGCTGCACTAATGAGAATTGTTATTAGGCCTGGCCCAAGTAATAATAATAGCTACAGCAGGAGTGTCTAATGCATCAGAACGCACAGGAGATCCAGGCATCAGGCACCAAATCACGCGTCACCTTGTCACCTTGCATCCAAATCAAGGCAGATGGACTAGGAAGCTTGCTCAAGGAGAAGGCTCGGATTGCAGGAGGCGCTACTGTGCGCCGCCCGGGCTCTGGCGCCGCTGCATCTGCATGTGAGTGTTGTCGGTCAGTCAACTACTGCTAACGTAACACTAGccattatgtttctgcaatttaaTAATATTCTTGAGTTTTAGATCTCATAGAGATCAAGAACAAATAGTGATGCTCCAGTTGATGATCTTGGCGAGTGGTTTCCAGATGAACCGTGCAATGCCATATAAATGGGGCAATTAACTCTTGGCTTACTCATTTGCACAACCAAGTAGAGTAGTAGCTTTGCACTATGGCAGTGGCAGTACTATTCagtattgttttgatttttgaagATACCAAAGAATATTTCCATTTCATTCAT is a genomic window containing:
- the LOC123094538 gene encoding uncharacterized protein, translated to MDLTSSGHLDAATLAMAFVLHLFVPSSVAARSCRPQAPPPTGSMRAYDCSSTVPSRVWPTSNGRDRAPRAPPLDVQELRPPPRMWTHARRPLANEAAWRRASTLPRVHRERPHQL